The following proteins are encoded in a genomic region of Nocardioides sp. cx-173:
- a CDS encoding cysteine hydrolase family protein translates to MTAAVRGLEGGKNAALLVVEVQNGIANPAYDASPLAAQVTARGIVARINTLADVFRRAGAPVIFCTIAAAQADWSGFRVNCALAARIRRKGLLVAGADSAAIHDDLIVEPTDVVSTRTHGMAPFTGTELDATLRGYGIDTVVLTGVSTNIALPGAATEAIGLGYEVVLVEDCTAGATAETHEFQTTMHLPLLATMTTADAVAETLPRGASAEASGSPRRGGSSRR, encoded by the coding sequence ATGACCGCGGCAGTGCGTGGGCTCGAGGGCGGCAAGAACGCCGCCCTGCTGGTCGTCGAGGTGCAGAACGGCATCGCCAACCCGGCCTACGACGCCTCTCCGCTAGCGGCCCAGGTCACCGCGCGCGGGATCGTCGCGCGCATCAACACCCTGGCCGACGTGTTCCGGCGAGCTGGGGCGCCGGTCATCTTCTGCACCATCGCGGCCGCCCAGGCCGACTGGTCGGGATTCCGTGTGAACTGCGCCCTGGCCGCACGGATCCGCCGCAAGGGGCTCCTGGTCGCCGGCGCGGACTCGGCGGCGATCCACGACGACCTGATCGTGGAGCCGACGGACGTCGTCAGCACCCGCACACACGGCATGGCGCCCTTCACCGGCACCGAGCTCGATGCGACGCTGCGCGGCTACGGGATCGACACCGTCGTGCTCACCGGCGTCTCGACCAACATCGCCCTTCCCGGTGCGGCCACCGAGGCGATCGGGTTGGGCTACGAGGTGGTCCTGGTGGAGGACTGCACCGCGGGCGCGACGGCCGAGACGCACGAGTTCCAGACCACGATGCACCTGCCGCTGCTGGCGACGATGACGACGGCGGACGCGGTCGCCGAGACGCTGCCTCGGGGCGCTAGCGCGGAGGCATCCGGATCGCCCCGTCGAGGCGGATCGTCTCGCCGTTGA